CATTGCTTGAACATCTCGAACAGGGCGGCGACGTCGGCTTCCTCGAAGTTGTAGCGGGAGAATTCGCGCTCGTTCTGGAGCCACAGATCGCCCCAGGTGACGTCGCGCGTCGTGGCCCCGCCGTGCGCTTCGCGGACGCCCGGCGCCCACACCAGGTCCTGGACCCGCGACTTGCCCTGGATCGCCATGCCGATGCGATCGAGCCCGTAGGTCAGCTCGGCCGAGATCAGTGGCAGCTCGAGACCACCGCATTGCTGGAAGTAGGTGAACTGCGAGATCTCGGTGCCGTCGAGCAGCACCTGCCAGCCCAGCCCGGCGGCGCCGAGCGTGGGCGATTCCCAGTCGTCTTCGATCAAACGCAGGTCGTGTTCGCGCGGTTCCACGCCCATCGCGCGCAAGGACTCGAAATAGAGGTCGACGACGTCGGGCGGCGAGGGCTTGAGCAGCACCTGATACTGGTAGAACTGCTGGAAGCGATTCGGGTTCTCTCCATAGCGGCCGT
The sequence above is drawn from the Candidatus Sulfotelmatobacter sp. genome and encodes:
- a CDS encoding glycine--tRNA ligase subunit alpha, translated to MSTLDPRRSLQEMMLALQAFWGARGCVLAQPYPSEVGAGTFNPATFLRSLGPEPWKVGYVEPSRRPKDGRYGENPNRFQQFYQYQVLLKPSPPDVVDLYFESLRAMGVEPREHDLRLIEDDWESPTLGAAGLGWQVLLDGTEISQFTYFQQCGGLELPLISAELTYGLDRIGMAIQGKSRVQDLVWAPGVREAHGGATTRDVTWGDLWLQNEREFSRYNFEEADVAALFEMFKQWEKDALRLLDLGLVMPGYDAVIKCSHLFNLLDARGAISVSERVGYIGRVRKLARRSATSWLDQRESLGFPLITDPAERAKWVKPREPQAQA